The proteins below are encoded in one region of Rhododendron vialii isolate Sample 1 chromosome 7a, ASM3025357v1:
- the LOC131334457 gene encoding WEB family protein At1g75720 isoform X1: MEGGNGQGLRTTKRAEIDTTAPFRSVKEAVMLFGERVLAGEVYSNKLKEMQNNDASGNGLVTVTTELEETKENLQKAREESLVMATCLSTLQQELERTKLELRQLKERESEKQVIVESAEIKHVEFTKDSTSFDHLKPRTRNEGPVEFQKKRYVTFANPPSSARVMVPQGGDTILERHPSLKKKKKKPLIPLIGGIFSKKK; the protein is encoded by the exons ATGGAGGGTGGAAATGGACAGGGGTTGAGGACGACGAAGAGGGCGGAGATAGATACAACTGCACCGTTCCGGTCGGTCAAGGAGGCTGTTATGTTGTTTGGTGAGAGAGTTCTGGCTGGAGAGGTCTATTCCAACAAGCTCAAAGAg ATGCAGAACAATGATGCAAGTGGAAATGGTCTTGTAACTGTTACAACAGAGCTggaggaaacaaaagaaaatctccAAAAAGCAAGAGAAGAAAGCCTAGTAATGGCTACCTGCCTCTCCACCTTACAACAGGAACTCGAGAGGACGAAGCTCGAGCTTCGACAGCTCAAGGAGAGAGAATCCGAAAAGCAGGTGATCGTCGAGTCTGCAGAGATCAAACACGTCGAGTTCACGAAGGACTCGACGAGCTTTGATCATCTCAAACCGCGGACGAGAAACGAAGGGCCGGTCGAGTTCCAGAAGAAGAGGTACGTGACGTTCGCGAACCCTCCCTCGTCGGCTCGGGTCATGGTGCCACAAGGCGGCGACACGATTCTGGAAAGACACCCTTCtctcaagaagaagaaaaagaagccgCTTATTCCGCTAATCGGAGGCATTTTTTCGAAGAAGAAATGA
- the LOC131334457 gene encoding WEB family protein At1g75720 isoform X2: MEGGNGQGLRTTKRAEIDTTAPFRSVKEAVMLFGERVLAGEVYSNKLKENNDASGNGLVTVTTELEETKENLQKAREESLVMATCLSTLQQELERTKLELRQLKERESEKQVIVESAEIKHVEFTKDSTSFDHLKPRTRNEGPVEFQKKRYVTFANPPSSARVMVPQGGDTILERHPSLKKKKKKPLIPLIGGIFSKKK; encoded by the exons ATGGAGGGTGGAAATGGACAGGGGTTGAGGACGACGAAGAGGGCGGAGATAGATACAACTGCACCGTTCCGGTCGGTCAAGGAGGCTGTTATGTTGTTTGGTGAGAGAGTTCTGGCTGGAGAGGTCTATTCCAACAAGCTCAAAGAg AACAATGATGCAAGTGGAAATGGTCTTGTAACTGTTACAACAGAGCTggaggaaacaaaagaaaatctccAAAAAGCAAGAGAAGAAAGCCTAGTAATGGCTACCTGCCTCTCCACCTTACAACAGGAACTCGAGAGGACGAAGCTCGAGCTTCGACAGCTCAAGGAGAGAGAATCCGAAAAGCAGGTGATCGTCGAGTCTGCAGAGATCAAACACGTCGAGTTCACGAAGGACTCGACGAGCTTTGATCATCTCAAACCGCGGACGAGAAACGAAGGGCCGGTCGAGTTCCAGAAGAAGAGGTACGTGACGTTCGCGAACCCTCCCTCGTCGGCTCGGGTCATGGTGCCACAAGGCGGCGACACGATTCTGGAAAGACACCCTTCtctcaagaagaagaaaaagaagccgCTTATTCCGCTAATCGGAGGCATTTTTTCGAAGAAGAAATGA
- the LOC131334458 gene encoding AP-2 complex subunit sigma isoform X1, with translation MIRFILLQNRQGKTRLAKYYIPLEESEKHKVEFEVHRLVVNRDPKFTNFVEFRTHKVIYRRYAGLFFSLCVDITDNELAYLESIHLFVEILDHFFSNVCELDLVFNFHKVYLILDEFILAGELQETSKRVCGYRVCNCLLIVSYYFDFNSPIVCKGEQNVYPMSVSKVGKAFDCKIPILESSGLCFV, from the exons ATG ATCCGGTTCATACTGCTGCAGAACAGGCAAGGCAAGACTCGGCTGGCGAAGTACTACATTCCTCTCGAGGAATCCGAGAAGCACAAGGTCGAATTCGAG GTTCATCGGTTGGTTGTCAACAGAGATCCCAAGTTCACCAATTTCGTTGAG TTCCGTACACACAAAGTTATCTACAGGAGATATGCTGGATTATTTTTCTCATTGTGTGTTGATATAACGGATAATGAGTTGGCATATTTGGAGTCTATCCACTTGTTTGTGGAGATATTGGATCACTTCTTCAGCAATGTCTGCGAGCTAGATTTGGTATTTAATTTTCACAAG GTATATCTGATACTGGACGAGTTCATTCTTGCCGGGGAGCTCCAAGAAACAAGCAAGCGGGTATGTGGTTATCGTGTCTGTAATTGCTTATTGATCGTCAGTTACTATTTTGATTTCAATTCACCAATAGTTTGTAAAGGGGAGCAGAATGTCTATCCTATGTCTGTCTCAAAAGTCGGGAAGGCTTTTGATTGTAAAATACCAATTTTGGAATCATCGGGGCTGTGCTTTGTTTAA
- the LOC131334458 gene encoding AP-2 complex subunit sigma isoform X2, producing MIRFILLQNRQGKTRLAKYYIPLEESEKHKVEFEVHRLVVNRDPKFTNFVEFRTHKVIYRRYAGLFFSLCVDITDNELAYLESIHLFVEILDHFFSNVCELDLVFNFHKVYLILDEFILAGELQETSKRAIIERMGELEKLE from the exons ATG ATCCGGTTCATACTGCTGCAGAACAGGCAAGGCAAGACTCGGCTGGCGAAGTACTACATTCCTCTCGAGGAATCCGAGAAGCACAAGGTCGAATTCGAG GTTCATCGGTTGGTTGTCAACAGAGATCCCAAGTTCACCAATTTCGTTGAG TTCCGTACACACAAAGTTATCTACAGGAGATATGCTGGATTATTTTTCTCATTGTGTGTTGATATAACGGATAATGAGTTGGCATATTTGGAGTCTATCCACTTGTTTGTGGAGATATTGGATCACTTCTTCAGCAATGTCTGCGAGCTAGATTTGGTATTTAATTTTCACAAG GTATATCTGATACTGGACGAGTTCATTCTTGCCGGGGAGCTCCAAGAAACAAGCAAGCGG GCAATTATAGAGAGAATGGGAGAGTTGGAAAAGCTGGAGTAA